The DNA window TTTGACGCTGGTGGGGAGGCTGCGGACTTCTTCGAAAAACTTCTCGGTCTGGTGATCGCCATCCCACGGGAACAGAAGCGAGTCGAGGTGTGTGCTGAAAAACTGCTCCAGATTCAAGCCGTAGACGCCGACCAGGCGCTCGAGCTGGGAGAGCTTCATGGCGCCTACACGGTTTCCGGTCTCGAACGAGCTGATCGTTTTGGATCCCAGCCCGGCTGCCGAGGCGACCTGCTGCTGAGTCAGTCCGCTGCGATGTCGCAGCTCGCGAAGTTTCAGGCCTACGGTGCTCATCGTCGTCTCCCTTCCTCAGAATCGGCGCATCAGGCCGACCACGATTCCCTGAATACGAACGTCGTCGGGCAAGGCGTAGATCGGGGCCATGGTGTGATTTGCGGGTTGAAGTCGGATCCGGCTCTTCTCCCGGTAAAAGCGCTTCAGCGTGACTTCTCCGGCGACCATCGCAACCGCCATCTGGCCGTTCTCAGCGGTCTGCCTCGGAGAGATGATGACGAAGTCGCCATCGTGAATGCCGTCCTCGATCATCGAATCGCCACGAACCTTCAGAACGTAGTTGTCGTTGCGGTGCGTCAGATAGTCTGGAACCGAGATCGTCTCGTCGGAGGCTACGACCTCGAGGGGCTGCCCGGCCGCGATCGTTCCCAGAAGAGGAAGCTGCCGCAGGTCGTCGGCAGGCAAAGAGCGATCGACGATCTCGACTCCCCGCTTCTGGTTGGGATCCTTCCGGATGAGCCCCTTTTTCTCGAGAAGGGAGAGGTGCTTGTAGACGGTGCCGTAGGAGGTGTAACCGAACGCATCGCAGATCTCCCTGTGCGTCGGGGCGATCCCCTTCCGGCCTTTGAATCGGCGGATGAACTCGAGGATCTCCTGCTGGCGCTCTGTGAGGTATGTCATTTCTGCCTCGCTTTCGCTTCTAGGCGTAATATAGGCGGTAATGACGCGAAAGTCAAGCGGTATGGAGGCGGTCGTCCGGCGAGATCTCGAACCCGGCGCGCCTAAGCCGGCCGATGATGGCTTCGGCTCTGCCGACGGCTCCGGGCATGTCCGAGTGGATGCAGATCGTGTCGCAGTCGATCCGGATACTCTTCCCCTCGATTGACCGGACGGTGCGGGTGGAGGCGATGGCGACAGCCTGATCGGCTGCCTCCTCGAAATCGCTGATCAGCGAGCGCGGCTCGCTGCGGGGAACGAGAAGGCCGGACGAATCGTAGGCCCGGTCTGCGAAGGCTTCCCTCACCACGGGAAGTCGTTCGGGGGTGGCGAGTCGCAAAGGTATCGAGCCGGGAAGGGCGACGAGCGCGAGGTGAGCGCCGGCCCGCCGGACTGCCCTGACGAGGATCGATGCGAGAGCCTCGTCGGTCATCGAGTCGTTGTACAGGGCGCCATGAGGTTTGACGTGCCGAAGCTTCACGCCGCGCTGCTCCGCGAGACGCGACAGATCGCCGAGCTGTTGCGCGATCGAGTCTTCCAGCAGAGTCGGATCGATGTCGATCCGGCGCCTGCCGAAACCCTCCCGATCGGGATAGGAAGGATGCGCGCCGAGCGCGACGCCGTGTCGGGACGCCATCTCGATCGCATGAATCATCGAGGCGTCATCCCCGGCATGGCCTCCACATGCGACGTTTGCCGACGAGATCATCGGCCACAACTGATCCTCGAGATGCTGATCGTCTGGATTGCCGGCTTCTCCGAGGTCGCAGCTCAGATCGATCCGTTTCACGAATGAATTCTAACTTGCGGGAGCTCGGGGTCAGAGAAAGGGATCCGGTCGATTAACATTGGGACCATGAAGAGACTCGGGAGAACTTTCGGGACGTTGCTCGTCGGATTCGTCGCCGGTCTGGTCACGGCGTGGATCGTGATCGGGCCACGGGCCGATGCCGGCGAAGGGACGGTCGCATTCGCGAGAAATGTCGAAGCGGTATCCGACAGCGTAATGACGCTCGAGCTGATGGAGCGTTCGGGTTGCGAAGCCGTTCGCGATCACCATATCGAGCGTCTCCGCTCAGGCATTGTCGGGGCAGACGGGATCCTCGACGAGATCCCCCGGCTTCGGATCGACGACCTCCCATCGGCGCGGGCTGCTTTCGAGAAGGCGAGATCGTGGTCGGAGGAGCATGGACTCGACGAGCTCGGAGAGCGGAGCAGGGAACTGATTGACGATATGATCCAAAGGTGAACTTCGACCGAAACGTCACGCCGATCCGGATGATCCGGTTTCCCTGGAAGACAGCCGTCTACGCGGTTGCCGGTCTCATCGCTCTCGTTCTTCTCTTCTCGATGTGGTTCACAGTGGAGCCGGAGGAGGTGGGCGTGATCACCCGTTTCGGCAAATTCACGCGGGTGGTTTCTTCGGGGCTGCACCTGAAAGCGCCGTTCCCGATCGAGAGGGTCACGAAGGTACCGGTCGAACGGCAGCTCAAGGAAGAGTTCGGATTCCGAACCGAAGAAGCGGGCGTTCGGACGAGGTACTCCGAGGAGCAGTTAGAGGGCGAGTCCCTGATGCTGACCGGAGATCTCAATGTGGCGGTCGTAGAGTGGACGACGCAGTTCCGTGTGAGGGATCCCTACGACTATCTCTTCAAGGTCCGCAACCTGCGCCAGACGTTTCGCGACATGAACGAGACGATCATGCGGGAAGTGATCGGGGATCGCAGCGTCAACGAAGTACTGACGATCGGACGGCAGGCCGTCGCCTCGGAAGTCGAACGGCGGCTTCAGGAACTTTGCAACGCCTACGAGATGGGGCTCGCGATCGAACAGGTCGTGCTGCAGAACGTCGATCCGCCCGACCCGGTCCGCCCTTCCTTCAACGAAGTGAACCAGGCGCAGCAGGAGCGCGAGCGGATGATCAACGAGGCCCGGGCGGAGTACAACTCGATCATTCCCCGGGCACGGGGACGAGCGCTGCAGACAATCGCCCAGGCGGAGGGATTCGCGACCGACCGGGTCAACAGGGCAGAGGGGGATGCCGAGCTCTTCAATCAGCTGTACGCGGAGTACCGCCTGGCTCCCGACGTGACCCGGCGGAGGATCTATCTCGAGACCATGGCCGAGATCTACCCCCGCGTGAAACAGAAGATCGTCGTCGAAGAGGGAGTCGGGAGTCTCGTCCCTCTGCTGAATCTTCAGGACGGGGGGGCGGGACAGTGAAGAAGATGATTGGTCTCGTGGCCGGCGCCATTCTGCTGCTGGTCGTTCTCGCTGCGCTGTCCAGTGCCCTCTACACGGTTCACGAGACCCAGCAGGTCGTGATCACTCAGTTCGGCAAGCCGGTAGGCCTCCCGATCTCGACTCCCGGGTTGAAGATCAAGCTGCCGTTCGTCCAGCAGACGAATGTTTTCGAAAAGCGTTTCCTGGAGTGGGACGGCGAGGCCAACGAGGTTCCGACGCGCGACAAGCGATTCATCCGGGTCGATGCCTACGCCCGCTGGCACATCACCGAGCCGCTTCTCTTCTTTCAACGGCTGAGGGACGAGCGGGGAGCGCAGAGCAGGCTCGACGACATCATCGACGGCGAAACTCGCAATACGGTGGCGAACCACGACCTCATCGAGCTCGTCCGGTCGACCAACCGGGAGTTCGAGAGAAGCGAAGGTCTTCCGGGCGAAGAGGAGTACGAAGACATCGGAACGATTCGCTTCGGCCGCCAGCAGCTGACCGCGGAGGTTCTCGCTGCTGCGAGGGGTCGGACCAGAGATCTCGGGATCGAGATTCTCGATTTCAGGTTCAAGCGGATCGATTACGTGGCCGAGGTGCAGCAGGAGGTCTACTCCCGAATGATCTCGGAGCGGAAGCGGATTGCCGAACAGTTCCGGTCGGAGGGAGCGGGGGAGGCAGCCGAGATACAAGGGGAAAAAGAACGCGATCTGCAGGTGATCCAGTCGGAGGCGTACCGGCGCGCGCAGGAGATTCGGGGGGCGGCGGAAGGGGAATCGACCAGGATTTACGCACAGGCCTACGGGCGGGATCCCGATTTTTATCGGTTTCTCCAGTCGATGGAGACTCTGAAGAAGACATTCGACGAGAATACGACGCTGCTGCTGTCGACCGAGGGCGAACTGCTGAGACATCTCGACTCGGCCCGCTGAGGACTCGTTTCGACCAGGATTCTGCTGGCCCGCGATATGCAATCGGTGCGGTGTATGGAAAGACGGGTTTTGGAACGAACCGAAACCTCGACGCGGATCCCACCCAACCATCCGCGCACGACCGCTGCGGTCCCTTCTCGAATTGGACCGATTTGGACGACTTGGACGTACACCGCATCATCCGCCTCCGCAGCCTGACGCCGCAGCGGTCTTTCCTTTTCCTTCTCAGGGATTCGCAGTCTCGAACAGCGCCAGGACCTCGACGTTTCCCTCCGCTCCCCTGATCGGGCTCTCCTCCCGCGCGGAGCAACTCAGCCCCAGACTCTCAGCGAACGCGATGATCGCGGAGACCGCCTGCTCACGAGCGTCGGCGTCTCTGACGATTCCTCCCTTCCCGACGTGCTCGCGTCCGACTTCGAATTGCGGCTTGATCAGCGTCACGATCCGGGCACCGGGTGAGGAGATCCTGAGAGCCGCGGGGAGAATGTGGCGGAGCGAGATGAACGAGACGTCGATACTGACGAGAGAGACGGGCTCCGGGAGGGATTGCTCGTCGAGATAGCGGGCGTTCACCCGCTCCATCACCACGACTCGCGGGTCATTGCGGAGATGGATGTCGAGCTGGCCGTAGCCGACGTCGATGGCGTACACCCTCGCGGCACCTTTTTCCAGCAGGACGTGAGTGAATCCGCCGGTGGACGCCCCGATGTCGGCACAGACGAGACCGCCCGGATCGACCGAGAACCGTTCGAGAGCGTGAGCGAGCTTCACTCCGCCCCGGCCCACCCACGGATGCTCCGGTTCGGCGACCGCGATCTCGTCGGATTGGCGAACCTGGAAGCCGGCCTTTGCGACGATTTCGTCGTTGACCGATACGCGTCGGGACATGATGAGCGCCTGTCCCTTCGAACGATTTTCGGCCAGCCCTCGCGCGACGAGCTCGGCGTCGAGTCTTCTCTTGTTCACCGTGCGATCATCGGTTGGGACCGGCCTTGATGAGCCGATCAGTCCCGCGTCGATATCTCCGCCATCACGCGGATGAGGTTGCGCTCCTCCTCCGAGCCTTCCTCGTAGGACTTCCTCAGCTTGTCGATCTCATCCTGGCTCATGCTCGAGCGAACCGTGAATCCGTCTCTGGGCTGGACGGGCTTCATGATCATCGAGGACTGCCAGACTCCGGAAGGGAGAAGCCGACTGCTCGCGAAGACCTGGGGCAGGGTCGCCTCCGGATCGGGCTCGGAAGCCTTGATCGCGTCGCTCCAGTGCTCCCCCCTCGCGTTTGCCTTCTGTGCGGCGAGCATCCCGCTGACGAGGGAGAGCATGATCCGTCTGAGGTCGGTCTGCGCCCCCATGTCGAGGTCGGTGAACTCCAGCCCGATGTCGTACCGGAGCTCTCCCAGCGCCTCGCTGATCTGTTCGCGAAGGAGGCAGCGTGCGACATGAGCGTCGAAGCTGTGCCACGTCTCGTCGAACTGGAATCGAAGAGGTAGGTGGGTCCCCTGGTCGATTTCATTGGACCCTTCGACTCGCGCGCCGGCGAGGCCGATCTCCTGGAGGGTGACGTCGTGCTCACCGAGAACGGCGGGCATTTTAGAGTCGAGGGTCACACGCTGGGCGCGACGGCGGTCCGAACCTTCAGCTGTCATTAATCCTTCTCCTCCCCCTCAGTTCGCTTCGCAACGATATCCGAAAGGCGCAGGTCAGGCGAGAGTTTCGGCGAGAAGGGCTCGTACCCGGGCGCCTTCATCGCCGGTTCGCCGCGCGTAGTCTTCGAGCTGATCTTCGCCGATCTTCCCCACCGCGAAGTAGCGAGACTCCGGATGCGAGAAATAGAAGCCGGAGACCGCGGACGGAGGAACCATCGCGAGTGTTTCGGTCAGTTCGATACCGATCCGATCGGGCTGAAGCAGCCGGAAGATGACGGTTTTCAAATCGTGATTCGGGCATGCGGGGTAGCCTGGTGCAGGCCGGATTCCCTGGTAACGCTCCCGGATGATCTCGTCGATCGAGAGCTCCTTCTCGATCCCCCACGCTTTCCTCGCTTCGGCGTGAAGCATCTCGGCAAAAGCTTCGGCGAGGCGATCTGCGATCACCTTCACCATGATCGCGCGATAATCATCATGATCCCGCTCGAGCTCGCGGACGATCGGTTCGATTCCGAATCCGGTCGCGACGGCGAACATCCCGATCCAGTCGGGTGGTCCGGAGCTCTCCTGGACGAAGTCGGCGAGACAGAGGTGCGTGTCACCGGCCCGTTTCTTCTGCTGCTGGCGGAGCATCGGGAGCAGATGCCTCTCCTCTTCGGCGGAGACGATGATGTCATCGACCTCGGAATGGGCAGGGAAGAAGCCGTAGACACCTCGCGGCTCGAATGCGTGTTCCGGAACCGACTGGAGCATCGAGAGTGCGTCGTCGTGGAGCTCTCTGGCCCGTGAGCCGGCCCGGGCGTCCTCGAAGATCGCCGGGTACGTCCCGCGCAATTCCCACGCGTGGAAAAAAGGAGTCCAATCGATCCAGGGAACGAGCTCGCGCACCGAAGGGGTGACGATGCGAGTTCCTTCGAAGGACGGGCGGGGTGGCTCTGTCCGGTCGGAGCCTTTCCATCGGCGGGCTCGTGCGGTCTCGAGCGGGACGATCTCGATTTCCCCTCTCCGCGCCTCGTATTCGGTGCGCCATTTCTGCTGATCGTCGGCATTCCTGCTGAGAAAGGCTTCGCGGTCGTTTCCGATCAGCGCTCCGACCACACCCACCGAGCGTGAGGCATCGCTCACGTGGATGACGGGCTCTTCGCGGGCCGGAGCGATCTTCAGCGCGGTGTGGAGACGGGAAGTGGTCGCACCGCCGATCAGAAGGGGAACCTCCAGCTGGCTGCTCTTCATCTCGCGGGCCACGTGGACCATTTCATCGAGCGATGGAGTGATGAGTCCGCTGAGGCCCACCAGATGAGCACCCTCTTTTTTCGCGGTTTCGATGATCTTCGAAGCGGGAACCATGACGCCGAGGTCGATCA is part of the Acidobacteriota bacterium genome and encodes:
- the hflK gene encoding FtsH protease activity modulator HflK; amino-acid sequence: MIRFPWKTAVYAVAGLIALVLLFSMWFTVEPEEVGVITRFGKFTRVVSSGLHLKAPFPIERVTKVPVERQLKEEFGFRTEEAGVRTRYSEEQLEGESLMLTGDLNVAVVEWTTQFRVRDPYDYLFKVRNLRQTFRDMNETIMREVIGDRSVNEVLTIGRQAVASEVERRLQELCNAYEMGLAIEQVVLQNVDPPDPVRPSFNEVNQAQQERERMINEARAEYNSIIPRARGRALQTIAQAEGFATDRVNRAEGDAELFNQLYAEYRLAPDVTRRRIYLETMAEIYPRVKQKIVVEEGVGSLVPLLNLQDGGAGQ
- a CDS encoding TlyA family RNA methyltransferase, which gives rise to MNKRRLDAELVARGLAENRSKGQALIMSRRVSVNDEIVAKAGFQVRQSDEIAVAEPEHPWVGRGGVKLAHALERFSVDPGGLVCADIGASTGGFTHVLLEKGAARVYAIDVGYGQLDIHLRNDPRVVVMERVNARYLDEQSLPEPVSLVSIDVSFISLRHILPAALRISSPGARIVTLIKPQFEVGREHVGKGGIVRDADAREQAVSAIIAFAESLGLSCSAREESPIRGAEGNVEVLALFETANP
- a CDS encoding PilZ domain-containing protein yields the protein MTAEGSDRRRAQRVTLDSKMPAVLGEHDVTLQEIGLAGARVEGSNEIDQGTHLPLRFQFDETWHSFDAHVARCLLREQISEALGELRYDIGLEFTDLDMGAQTDLRRIMLSLVSGMLAAQKANARGEHWSDAIKASEPDPEATLPQVFASSRLLPSGVWQSSMIMKPVQPRDGFTVRSSMSQDEIDKLRKSYEEGSEEERNLIRVMAEISTRD
- a CDS encoding LamB/YcsF family protein: MKRIDLSCDLGEAGNPDDQHLEDQLWPMISSANVACGGHAGDDASMIHAIEMASRHGVALGAHPSYPDREGFGRRRIDIDPTLLEDSIAQQLGDLSRLAEQRGVKLRHVKPHGALYNDSMTDEALASILVRAVRRAGAHLALVALPGSIPLRLATPERLPVVREAFADRAYDSSGLLVPRSEPRSLISDFEEAADQAVAIASTRTVRSIEGKSIRIDCDTICIHSDMPGAVGRAEAIIGRLRRAGFEISPDDRLHTA
- a CDS encoding helix-turn-helix domain-containing protein translates to MSTVGLKLRELRHRSGLTQQQVASAAGLGSKTISSFETGNRVGAMKLSQLERLVGVYGLNLEQFFSTHLDSLLFPWDGDHQTEKFFEEVRSLPTSVKEEIVPWMRSVLRGASLKRSEEFRTNFEVRDDADWAMLVSPN
- the hflC gene encoding protease modulator HflC, producing the protein MIGLVAGAILLLVVLAALSSALYTVHETQQVVITQFGKPVGLPISTPGLKIKLPFVQQTNVFEKRFLEWDGEANEVPTRDKRFIRVDAYARWHITEPLLFFQRLRDERGAQSRLDDIIDGETRNTVANHDLIELVRSTNREFERSEGLPGEEEYEDIGTIRFGRQQLTAEVLAAARGRTRDLGIEILDFRFKRIDYVAEVQQEVYSRMISERKRIAEQFRSEGAGEAAEIQGEKERDLQVIQSEAYRRAQEIRGAAEGESTRIYAQAYGRDPDFYRFLQSMETLKKTFDENTTLLLSTEGELLRHLDSAR
- the lexA gene encoding transcriptional repressor LexA, producing the protein MTYLTERQQEILEFIRRFKGRKGIAPTHREICDAFGYTSYGTVYKHLSLLEKKGLIRKDPNQKRGVEIVDRSLPADDLRQLPLLGTIAAGQPLEVVASDETISVPDYLTHRNDNYVLKVRGDSMIEDGIHDGDFVIISPRQTAENGQMAVAMVAGEVTLKRFYREKSRIRLQPANHTMAPIYALPDDVRIQGIVVGLMRRF